In Rhinopithecus roxellana isolate Shanxi Qingling chromosome 16, ASM756505v1, whole genome shotgun sequence, a single genomic region encodes these proteins:
- the IZUMO3 gene encoding izumo sperm-egg fusion protein 3 isoform X2: protein MGDLWLFLLLPLSAFHGVKGCFECDPKFIEDVGSLLANLIPSEVPGRTQLLEWQIKEMISLSFKVSHSDKRLRVLAVQQVVKLRTWLKNEFYKLGNETWKGVFIFQGKLLEVRQNLESKLKELLKNFSEVVVVEGPILDCWMCLRMTNRCFKGEYCGDEDPRKAENREIALFLILLATVVILGSAVLLFHFCIFHRRKMKAIRRSLKEYVEDKLEELMGKIDEEEEKDFRLRK, encoded by the exons ATGGGTGACCTGTGGTTATTCCTGCTCCTGCCCCTGTCAGCCTTCCATGGAGTCAAAGGCTGTTTCGAGTGTGACCCCAAATTTATAGAGGATGTTGGCTCCTTGCTGGCAAATCTGATACCCTCAGAAGTCCCTGGTCGAACTCAGCTGCTTGAATGGCAGATTAAGGAGATGATTAGTTTAAGCTTCAAGGTCTCCCACAGTGACAAGCGGCTTCGGGTACTGG CTGTTCAACAGGTTGTTAAGTTGAGAACATGGCTGAAGAATGAATTTTATAAACTGGGCAATGAAACATGGAAAG GTGTCTTTATCTTTCAAGGCAAGCTTCTGGAGGTCCGCCAAAACCTGGAATCCAAACTGAAAGAATTACTAAAGAACTTCTCTGAAGTTG TTGTGGTTGAAGGTCCCATACTTGATTGTTGGATGTGTCTTCGCATGACCAACAGGTGCTTCAAAGGAGAATATTGTGGAG ATGAGGATCCAAGGAAGGCTGAGAATCGAGAGATTGCTCTATTTCTCATATTGCTGGCAACAGTTGTAATACTGGGAAGTGCTGTGTTACT ATTCCATTTTTGCATCTTTCATCGGAGGAAAATGAAAGCAATACGAAGGTCACTAAAGGAATATGTGGAGGATAAACTTGAAGAATTAATGGGGAAGatagatgaggaggaggagaaagacttTAGACTCAGAAAATAA
- the IZUMO3 gene encoding izumo sperm-egg fusion protein 3 isoform X1, with the protein MRLPDSGMEMGVGGKWSQTIQDKSLIPGFLKEKELSELVARTTCCWGVGLKKEMGDLWLFLLLPLSAFHGVKGCFECDPKFIEDVGSLLANLIPSEVPGRTQLLEWQIKEMISLSFKVSHSDKRLRVLAVQQVVKLRTWLKNEFYKLGNETWKGVFIFQGKLLEVRQNLESKLKELLKNFSEVACSEDCIVVEGPILDCWMCLRMTNRCFKGEYCGDEDPRKAENREIALFLILLATVVILGSAVLLFHFCIFHRRKMKAIRRSLKEYVEDKLEELMGKIDEEEEKDFRLRK; encoded by the exons ATGAGATTGCCTGATAGTGGGAtggaaatgggggtggggggtaaGTGGAGTCAGACTATCCAGGACAAGTCTCTCATTCCTGGATTTTTGAAGGAAAAGGAACTAAGTGAACTAGTTGCCAGGACAACCTGCTGTTGGGGAGTGGGGTTGAAGAAAGAAATGGGTGACCTGTGGTTATTCCTGCTCCTGCCCCTGTCAGCCTTCCATGGAGTCAAAGGCTGTTTCGAGTGTGACCCCAAATTTATAGAGGATGTTGGCTCCTTGCTGGCAAATCTGATACCCTCAGAAGTCCCTGGTCGAACTCAGCTGCTTGAATGGCAGATTAAGGAGATGATTAGTTTAAGCTTCAAGGTCTCCCACAGTGACAAGCGGCTTCGGGTACTGG CTGTTCAACAGGTTGTTAAGTTGAGAACATGGCTGAAGAATGAATTTTATAAACTGGGCAATGAAACATGGAAAG GTGTCTTTATCTTTCAAGGCAAGCTTCTGGAGGTCCGCCAAAACCTGGAATCCAAACTGAAAGAATTACTAAAGAACTTCTCTGAAGTTG CATGTTCTGAAGATTGCA TTGTGGTTGAAGGTCCCATACTTGATTGTTGGATGTGTCTTCGCATGACCAACAGGTGCTTCAAAGGAGAATATTGTGGAG ATGAGGATCCAAGGAAGGCTGAGAATCGAGAGATTGCTCTATTTCTCATATTGCTGGCAACAGTTGTAATACTGGGAAGTGCTGTGTTACT ATTCCATTTTTGCATCTTTCATCGGAGGAAAATGAAAGCAATACGAAGGTCACTAAAGGAATATGTGGAGGATAAACTTGAAGAATTAATGGGGAAGatagatgaggaggaggagaaagacttTAGACTCAGAAAATAA